The Glutamicibacter mishrai DNA window CTGCTCGGCGCGCTGGATCTGCAGCTGCAGATCCTGTATGCGGGAGCGAACCAGCGCCAAATCGCCGACCAGCTTTTCGGCTTCGGCCTTGGCGGATTCGATCTGCTGGCGAACCCGCGAGGAATCGCCGGAGAGCGAGAGGGCATCGCCGAGTTTCTGCTCGCCGCGGCGAAGAGCCTCCAACGCCGGCGAAGAATCCAACTGGCTGAAGCTGCGCTCGTCAGCGATGATCGCCTTGAGCAGCTGCGACTTGGCGACCACCTTGTTCTTGGCGGCGCTGCGCTCATCGGCTGAAGTCTGGGCTTCGGTGATCTTCTCTTCCAAGCGGGCGGCCTTGGACTGCAGCTCGGAGATTTTTGATTCGTTGGTGAAGCCGAGCAGGTACTCGGAAGCAGGAAGCCCGCGGGTATCGCGCTCAAAGGTGCCATTGCCGGTCTTCATCGTGCCCGCCGGGGTGATGGCCTTGGGATGCACGTGCATGGCTGCATCGTTCTCGACGCAGACAAGCGGGTAGTCGGCGGTGATCTTGGCCTTGAGCCAGGCGCCGGCCTCGCCGGGAGCGAAGTCGAGTTTGGTCACCAGATCGGCTGGCCCGGCTTCGGCATCCTTGGGCTGCTGTGAAATATCGGTCCACCGCACTCGCCCCAGGCCATCGAGCTGGTCAATAGCGTGGGTCACCTGGCCGAGCAGGTCGCCCGGAATCAGCAGGGTGCGGGCCAGGGAATGCAGGGCTTTCTCGGCCGCCAAGCGCCAGGTCGAGGCATCGGCCGCAACATCCATCAGCTCGCCGGCGAACGGAAGCTGTTCCTCGCTCAGAGAGCAGGCCGAGGCAATGGCACGGCGAGCCGCGATGGAGCGGTCGTCGATGTTGCTGGCGCGACGCTGGTAGGAGCGGATCTGTTCAGCCAGAGTCTCGGCCCGCTTGCGCAAGTTCACCAGCGAGGCCATGGCTTCATATTCCACGGTCTGCGCATCACGGGTGATCGAGGCCAGCTGCTGCAAGGTGCGCGCTGCATTCGCGCGCAACTCGTCCAATCCGGTGGCGGAGAATTCGAAGTTCAACCCCGCGTCCGATGCCTGCTGCTGCAGGGCGCGAATGGTGTTTTCCTTCTCGCTCAGCGCTTTGCGGGCAACATCGGCTTCGCGTTCCAGAAGCATCAGCGAGGCAGAACCAGCCGAATCGTGGGCGGCTTCCAAGGACTGCAACTGGTCATCGAGCTGCTCCTTGCGGGAGCGAAGCTCTTGTTCTTCCGCCTGCAAGGTCGACAGTTCGCTGTGATGGGAGGCTAGATCATTGCGCAGGACCAGCTGGCGGACCTGGGACTCCAGCTCCTGGACGTCGCTATCGAGCAGCTGGCGGGTCTCGGTGATCTGCTGTTCCAGCTGCCGGTAGTCCTGGTCCTGCTGCGGAACATCGGCCAGCGCATCACGCTGGGCGCGAGCGGTATCCAGCTGGCGGTAGATGCCGCGAAGGTGGGCGAAGTCCTCGACTGCCGCGGCTGCGGCCTTAAGCGTTGCCGGTTCTTCGAGCACTTCGTGGCGGAAGAACTGGTTGACGCCCTTGGCCAGTCCCTTGCCGTTTTGCAAGGTGCGCAGCAGGGCAAAGGCCTTGTCGCTTTCAACCCCGAGGCGACGGCGCAGGCGCTCGATAAATGCCTTGTGGGTGTCGAAGGCCTCGGTGGGAGCCAGCGCCTTGGAGAGCGAGGATACGGTGAAGCGGCGCGGGCCATGGTGTTCCAGCTCCGCGATATCGACCTTGCCTTCGCACAACAGGTAGTGCTTGGAGACCTGGCCTTCCAAGCCGGCGTCGGGCAGATCGAACACCGCGCCGGCG harbors:
- a CDS encoding ATP-binding protein, which produces MSIEMTLPLGGAINPGQHRLSRVQIVNWGTFHGLHDLAVDRAGTLVTGHPGVGKSTLFDAMGHVFFATPRLNESANDAATREDRRTTFSYMRGRQFKTAEGTVYQRPGATWSAIILSYDDGMGNTVTAGAVFDLPDAGLEGQVSKHYLLCEGKVDIAELEHHGPRRFTVSSLSKALAPTEAFDTHKAFIERLRRRLGVESDKAFALLRTLQNGKGLAKGVNQFFRHEVLEEPATLKAAAAAVEDFAHLRGIYRQLDTARAQRDALADVPQQDQDYRQLEQQITETRQLLDSDVQELESQVRQLVLRNDLASHHSELSTLQAEEQELRSRKEQLDDQLQSLEAAHDSAGSASLMLLEREADVARKALSEKENTIRALQQQASDAGLNFEFSATGLDELRANAARTLQQLASITRDAQTVEYEAMASLVNLRKRAETLAEQIRSYQRRASNIDDRSIAARRAIASACSLSEEQLPFAGELMDVAADASTWRLAAEKALHSLARTLLIPGDLLGQVTHAIDQLDGLGRVRWTDISQQPKDAEAGPADLVTKLDFAPGEAGAWLKAKITADYPLVCVENDAAMHVHPKAITPAGTMKTGNGTFERDTRGLPASEYLLGFTNESKISELQSKAARLEEKITEAQTSADERSAAKNKVVAKSQLLKAIIADERSFSQLDSSPALEALRRGEQKLGDALSLSGDSSRVRQQIESAKAEAEKLVGDLALVRSRIQDLQLQIQRAEQVLATAQEPRKDWEQAIPLSLRQHQLLGPVLDQVVSGNCPASEQISEAFAEVKLQLGSQMNSLSSKRQEIGSQLSETFRRFARDFGTSHAQTHGTSAEAAEHYTQLHDQIVADGLPHHEAQFREYFANRSYERFSDLLQLLDEERRMISERIKPLNQILAEVTFEHGSILRLEVENAIPVEAGNFRKELKDALQEAYTTKDETTLATSYQALESLVTALSDPALNAWRSTVLDVRQHVVISCNEHKTNGEIETGLEPGTLSGGEGQRFTSFIMGAALAYQLGFASAGFTSFGTVMIDEAFIQANSEYAAAGIRALQEFGFHLVLAAPEDKIDLSRHLGSITDIIKHPGSNISGFVTTGRSPAMATTITLRS